The following DNA comes from Bradyrhizobium sp. SK17.
GGCCAGACCTTGTCGGTGCCATCTGCGCATCTGGCGGACCGCGAATTCCTGGTCGGAGAACGCTTCACGGTCGCCGACGCGCACTTCGCCTGGGCCCTGCTGTTGCTCCGCGCCGCCGGCGTCGACGTCGCGCAATGGCCGTCACTGGCAGCCTATCTCTCCCGCATCCAGGCCCGGCCGCAGGTCAAGGCCGCGGTCGGCACCGAGATGCAATTGTGGAAATCGCTCGCGGCGTGAGCAGACGAGCGCCTCTTGCCTGTGCATGATCTTTTCGGAGAACGGCTTCGCAGTTTTCCCGATCATGCCCTACTGGAATGCGACCTCGGCGAAGCTGCGCAGCTTGCGTGAATGCAGCCGTTCGGATTCCTGCTGCTTGAGCCGCTCCAGCGCCCTGAGGCCGATCTCGAGATGCTGACCGACGCGCTGACGATAGAATTCGCTGGCCATGCCGGCGAGCTTGATCTCGCCATGCAGCGGCTTGTCGGAAACGCACAGCAGCGTGCCATAGGGCACGCGGAACCGGTAGCCGTTGGCGGCGATCGCCGCCGACTCCATGTCGAGCGCGACGGCGCGCGACTGCGACAGCCGCCGGATCACCTGCGGCCCGCTGATCTCCCAATTGCGATTGTCGACGCTGGCGACCGTGCCGGTCCGCATCAGCCGCTTGAGCTCGAAGCCGGTGAGCCCGGTGACCTCGCCGACCGCCTCCTCCAGCGCCACCTGCATCTCCGCCAGCGCCGGGATCGGCACCCACAGCGGCAGCTCGTGATCGAGCACGTGATCCTCGCGGACATAGCCATGGGCGAGCGCATAGTCGCCGAGCCGCTGCGTGTTCCGCAAGCCGGCGCAATGCCCGATCATCAGCCAGGCGTGCGGCCGCAACACCGCGACGTGATCGGTGATGTTGCGCGCGTTCGACGGACCGATCCCGATATTGATCAGGGTGATGCCGCGATAGCCGGGCTCGACCAGATGAAACGCCGGCATCTGCGGGACACGCTCCGATGCGCTGCCGGTGGTACCGCCGCCAGCCAGCGCGTTGCGGGTGATCACATTGCCGGGCGCAACGAAGGCTTCAAGACCGGCCTCGCCCGCCGCGAGGCGTTGCTGGGAGAGCTGCACGAAGGCATCGACATAGAACTGGTAGTTCGTGAAGATCACGAAGTTCTGGAAATGCTCCGGATCGGTGCCGGTGTAGTGATAGAGCCGGCGCAACGAGTAGTCGACCCGCGCGGCGCGGAACAGCGCCAGCGGCTCCGGCATGCCCGGCTTCAATTCGAACGTACCGTCGGCGATCGCATCGTCCATCGCGGCGAGGTCGGGCGTATCGAAGATATCGCGCAGCGATCGCGTGAAGGCCGAACTGTCGGCAATGGTCAGCGCCGCCTCGATATTGATGTCGCGCCGGTAGGCGAAATGGATCGGAATCGGCTCATCGGATTCCCCGATCTCGACCGCCACGCCATGGTTCTTGATCAGGAGCCCGATCTGCTCGGTGAGATAGGTCCGGAAAATATCCGGCCGGGTGACGCTGGTCTCGTGAATGCCGGGCCCCGCGACGAACCCGTAGGCGAGGCGGGAATCCAGCCGGGCATGCGACGATGTCGTGATGCGCACGAACGGGTAATGCGCGCGGACCCGCGTGGTGATCACCGCGCCGTTGACATAGGCCTCGAAGCGGTTGCGCAGGAAGCCGGTGTTGCGCTCGTAGATCTCTTCGAGGCGGGACACCGCCGCGCCGGCATCGACGAATGCTTCGGTCGTGATCGGTGGAGGGGTTTCGATGGGGGTTGCAGGAGACATGTTCGCCTTGCGCCAAGGACCGGTATCGAGCTGGGACTCGCTCCGGATCGACGCAGTATAGCGACAATGGCCTCCAGTTCCAGATCGCGCAGACCGCCCTATTCCGCCTCGCGTGGCGGCAGCGCGCAGATCTCGGACCGGGTCAGGAACCGGCGTTCGCGCCCGTTGTCGAGCGAGAACATGCCGCCGCGACCAGGAACGACGTCGATGATCAGATCGGTATGCTTCCAGACGTCATACTGCGAACCGCTGATGTAGAACGGCGCGCCGCCGATCTCACCGAGCTTGACGTCGTAATCGCCGATCAGGAAGTCACCTTGCGGATAGCACATCGGCGACGAACCGTCGCAGCAGCCTCCGGATTGGTGAAACAGCACCGGCCCATGATCGGCGACGATCTCGGCAATCAGTTCGAGTGCGGCAGGCGTCGCGGTCACCTTGTCAGCCATCCCGGCCTCCGTGATGGGGCTTCGGCGGAACGTCCCGCCGAAGCCTGTCGTTTTGGTTCCCCAAACGATGGGGTGGACCGAGCCCTCAGAAGAAGCCGAGCTTCTTGGCGCTATAGCTCACCAGCATGTTCTTGGTCTGCTGATAGTGGTCGAGCATCATCTTGTGGTTCTCTCGGCCGACGCCGGACTGCTTGTAGCCGCCGAACGCCGCGTGCGCCGGATAGGCATGATAGCAGTTGGTCCAGACCCGGCCGGCCTGGATCGCGCGACCGAACCGGTAGCAGCGATTGGCATCGCGGCTCCAGACGCCGGCACCGAGGCCATAGAGCGTGTCGTTGGCGATCGAGAGCGCCTCTTCATCGGTCTTGAAGGTCGCGACCGACACCACCGGCCCGAAGATCTCCTCCTGGAACACGCGCATCTTGTTGTTGCCCTCGAACACGGTCGGCTTGACGTAATAGCCGCCCGACAGTCCGCCGCCGAGATTGTTGCGCTCGCCGCCGGCCAGCACCTTGGCGCCTTCCTTCTTGCCGATGTCGATGTAGGACAGAATCTTCTCGAGCTGCTCGGAGGACGCCTGTGCGCCGATCATCGTCGACGGGTCGAGCGGGCTGCCTTGCGTGATCGCCGCGACGCGCTTCAGCGCGCGCTCCATGAAGCGGTCGTAGATCGATTCATGGATCAGCGCCCGGCTCGGACAGGTGCAGACCTCGCCCTGGTTGAGCGCGAACATCACGAAGCCTTCGATCGCCTTGTCGAAGAAATCGTCATCTTCCGCGCAGACGTCCTTGAAGAAGATGTTGGGCGACTTGCCGCCGAGTTCGAGCGTCACCGGGATCAGGTTCTGCGAGGCGTATTGCATGATCAGCCGGCCCGTCGTGGTCTCGCCGGTGAAGGCGATCTTGGCGATCCGGTTCGACGACGCCAGCGGCTTGCCGGCCTCGAGACCAAAGCCGTTGACGACATTGACGACGCCCTTGGGCAGGAGATCGCCGACCAGCTCAAGCCAGGTCATGATCGAGGCCGGGGTCTGCTCGGCCGGCTTGATGACCACGCAATTGCCGGCGGCCAGCGCAGGCGCCAGCTTCCAGGTCGCCATCAGGATCGGGAAATTCCAGGGAATGATCTGTCCGACCACGCC
Coding sequences within:
- a CDS encoding AMP nucleosidase, producing the protein MSPATPIETPPPITTEAFVDAGAAVSRLEEIYERNTGFLRNRFEAYVNGAVITTRVRAHYPFVRITTSSHARLDSRLAYGFVAGPGIHETSVTRPDIFRTYLTEQIGLLIKNHGVAVEIGESDEPIPIHFAYRRDINIEAALTIADSSAFTRSLRDIFDTPDLAAMDDAIADGTFELKPGMPEPLALFRAARVDYSLRRLYHYTGTDPEHFQNFVIFTNYQFYVDAFVQLSQQRLAAGEAGLEAFVAPGNVITRNALAGGGTTGSASERVPQMPAFHLVEPGYRGITLINIGIGPSNARNITDHVAVLRPHAWLMIGHCAGLRNTQRLGDYALAHGYVREDHVLDHELPLWVPIPALAEMQVALEEAVGEVTGLTGFELKRLMRTGTVASVDNRNWEISGPQVIRRLSQSRAVALDMESAAIAANGYRFRVPYGTLLCVSDKPLHGEIKLAGMASEFYRQRVGQHLEIGLRALERLKQQESERLHSRKLRSFAEVAFQ
- a CDS encoding DUF779 domain-containing protein; the encoded protein is MADKVTATPAALELIAEIVADHGPVLFHQSGGCCDGSSPMCYPQGDFLIGDYDVKLGEIGGAPFYISGSQYDVWKHTDLIIDVVPGRGGMFSLDNGRERRFLTRSEICALPPREAE
- the adh gene encoding aldehyde dehydrogenase — its product is MNKVDMQSVLKAPFAKRYGNFIGGEWREPHSGKYFDNVSPVTGLPICEIPRSDAADIEAALDAAHAAKDAWGKTSVAERSLILNKIADRMEANFEKLATAETWDNGKPIRETMAADMPLAIDHFRYFASAIRGQEGSISEIDHDTVAYHFHEPLGVVGQIIPWNFPILMATWKLAPALAAGNCVVIKPAEQTPASIMTWLELVGDLLPKGVVNVVNGFGLEAGKPLASSNRIAKIAFTGETTTGRLIMQYASQNLIPVTLELGGKSPNIFFKDVCAEDDDFFDKAIEGFVMFALNQGEVCTCPSRALIHESIYDRFMERALKRVAAITQGSPLDPSTMIGAQASSEQLEKILSYIDIGKKEGAKVLAGGERNNLGGGLSGGYYVKPTVFEGNNKMRVFQEEIFGPVVSVATFKTDEEALSIANDTLYGLGAGVWSRDANRCYRFGRAIQAGRVWTNCYHAYPAHAAFGGYKQSGVGRENHKMMLDHYQQTKNMLVSYSAKKLGFF